A single region of the Cucumis melo cultivar AY chromosome 3, USDA_Cmelo_AY_1.0, whole genome shotgun sequence genome encodes:
- the LOC103496475 gene encoding uncharacterized protein LOC103496475 isoform X2, protein MRRSSSSEIDDNASANAVPGTHSIRDRFPFKRNSSHFRLRVKDSLDHAASRSRSHQTRINRKGLLSWIPARGQTLFYFLVVFAVFGFFTGSMLLQSSISLLSSHGSQRERWLMERIKFGSSLKFVPGRISRRLVEGDGLEEVRKKDRVGVRAPRLALILGSMENDPQSLMLITVMKNMQKLGYVFEIFAVESGNKQSMWEQIGQPSILSPGHYGRVDWSIYDGIIADSLETEGAIASLMQEPFCSLPLIWIVREDTLASRLPMYEQRGWKHLISHWKRSFRRANVVVFPDFALPMLYSILDNGNFHVIPGSPADVYAAENYMNVHSKSQLREKNGFNGDDILVLVVGSLFFPNELSWDYAVAMHSIGPLLSIYARRREVEGSFKFVFLCCNSTDGSHDALKEIASRLGLPDGSITHYGLNGDVNNALMMADIVLYGSSQEIQSFPPLLIRAMSFGIPIMVPDLPALRNYIVDGVHGVIFPKHNPDALLSSFSQMISDGKLSRFAQAIASSGRLLAKNILASECVTGYVQLLENVLNFPSDVKLPGPASQLQLGAWEWNLFRKEMVKTIDENADDEERIAAISKASVIFALEAQLTNSVNLTILSENENGTLEQDIPTPQDWDILEEIESAEEYETVEMEEFQERMERDLGAWDEIYRNARKSEKLKFEANERDEGELERTGQTVSIYEIYSGAGAWPFMHHGSLYRGLSLSTRALRLKSDDVNAVGRLPLLNDSYYLDALCEIGGMFAIANKIDNIHKRPWIGFQSWRASGRKVSLGKKAENVLEDTIRDNPQGDVIYFWAHLQVNRGTLPPTFWSVCDILNGGLCRTTFGSTFREMFGLSSNMGALPPMPEDGGHWSALHSWVMPTPSFLEFIMFSRMFTHYLDALNRNQSQPNGCLFASSEIEFL, encoded by the exons ATGAGACGAAGTTCATCTTCAGAGATCGACGACAATGCGAGTGCAAATGCCGTTCCCGGCACTCACTCCATTCGTGATCGTTTTCCTTTCAAACGGAATTCCAGTCACTTTCGTTTACGAGTCAAGGACTCATTGGATCACGCAGCTTCTCGTTCCCGATCTCACCAAACCCGGATCAATCGCAAGGGCTTGCTCTCCTGGATTCCGGCTAGAGGCCAAACGCTTTTTTACTTTCTTGTTGTTTTTGCGGTATTCGGGTTTTTTACCGGCTCTATGTTGTTGCAAAGCTCCATTAGCTTGTTGTCTAGCCACGGAAGTCAAAGGGAGCGGTGGCTTATGGAGCGTATTAAGTTTGGGAGCTCCTTGAAGTTTGTGCCTGGGAGGATTTCTAGGAGGCTGGTGGAAGGTGATGGGCTTGAAGAGGTGCGGAAGAAGGATCGAGTCGGTGTTCGTGCACCGAGGCTTGCTCTT ATCTTGGGAAGCATGGAGAATGATCCACAGTCATTAATGTTGATTACTGTGATGAAGAACATGCAGAAACTTGGATATGTATTTGAG ATTTTTGCAGTAGAGAGTGGAAATAAACAGTCAATGTGGGAACAGATAGGCCAGCCTTCAATATTGAGTCCAGGGCATTATGGTCGTGTTGATTGGTCCAT ATATGATGGTATTATTGCTGACTCCTTGGAAACAGAGGGGGCAATTgcaag CCTTATGCAGGAACCTTTTTGTTCTTTACCACTCATATGGATAGTTCGAGAAGATACACTAGCTAGCCGCTTGCCTATGTATGAACAAAGGGGTTGGAAGCATCTTATTTCCCATTGGAAGAGATCTTTTAGAAGGGCTAATGTTGTCGTGTTCCCTGATTTTGCCCTCCCA ATGCTGTATAGTATTTTGGACAACGGAAACTTCCACGTGATTCCTGGATCCCCAGCAGATGTTTATGCTGCAGAGAACTACATGAATGTTCACTCCAAAAGTCAATTAAGAGAGAAAAATGGATTTAATGGAGATGATATACTGGTTCTCGTTGTTGGAAGTTTGTTCTTCCCAAATGAGCTGTCGTGGGACTATGCTGTGGCTATGCACAGCATTGGACCTCTCCTCTCAATATATGCGAGGAGGAGAGAAGTAGAaggatcgtttaaatttgttttcttaTGTTGTAATTCAACTGATGGGTCCCATGATGCTTTAAAG GAAATTGCTTCACGTCTAGGACTTCCTGATGGATCTATAACACATTATGGCTTAAATGGAGATGTCAACAATGCACTGATGATGGCTGACATTGTGCTTTATGGATCTTCACAAGAAATTCAGAGTTTTCCTCCCCTACTTATTCGAGCCATGTCTTTTGGAATCCCAATTATGGTGCCTGATTTGCCAGCCTTGAGAAATTAT ATCGTTGATGGTGTTCATGGGGTTATCTTCCCAAAACATAATCCTGATGCTTTATTGAGCTCTTTCTCGCAAATGATATCAGATGGGAAGCTCTCGAGATTTGCACAAGCAATAGCCTCCTCTGGAAGATTGCTTGCTAAGAATATACTTGCATCAGAATGTGTTACCGGCTATGTACAGCTCCTGGAGAATGTTTTGAATTTCCCATCAGATGTTAAGCTTCCAGGTCCTGCCTCGCAGCTTCAATTAGGTGCATGGGAATGGAATTTGTTCAGAAAGGAAATGGTGAAGACAATTGACGAAAATGCAGATGATGAAGAAAGAATTGCAGCAATAAGTAAAGCTAGTGTTATTTTTGCTCTTGAAGCACAATTAACTAATTCTGttaatttaacaattttgtCTGAGAATGAAAATGGGACTCTGGAGCAAGATATTCCAACTCCTCAAGACTGGGATATTTTGGAGGAAATAGAAAGTGCTGAAGAGTATGAAACTGTTGAAATGGAAGAG TTTCAAGAAAGAATGGAAAGAGATCTAGGTGCGTGGGATGAAATATATCGAAATGCTAGGAAATCAGAAAAACTCAAGTTTGAAGCAAATGAACGGGATGAGGGTGAGCTTGAAAGAACAGGACAGACTGTATCTATATATGAGATATACAGTGGTGCTGGAGCTTGGCCATTCATGCACCATGGTTCTTTGTACCGTGGACTAAGTCTT TCCACAAGAGCACTGAGGTTAAAATCCGATGATGTGAATGCTGTTGGCCGGCTTCCTCTTCTCAATGACTCTTACTATCTGGACGCTCTATGTGAGATAGGAGGAATGTTTGCTATTGCAAATAAGATTGATAACATTCACAAAAGACCTTGGATTGGGTTCCAGTCATGGCGGGCTTCTGGAAGAAAG GTTTCCTTGGGCAAAAAAGCTGAAAATGTCTTGGAAGACACCATACGGGACAACCCTCAAGGAGATGTTATATACTTCTGGGCGCACTTGCAAGTGAATCGTGGAACCCTTCCTCCCACTTTCTGGTCGGTGTGTGATATCTTGAACGGTGGTCTCTGCAG AACCACCTTCGGGAGCACCTTTCGCGAGATGTTTGGATTGTCATCAAATATGGGAGCTCTTCCGCCTATGCCAGAAGATGGTGGTCACTGGTCTGCCCTCCATAGTTGGGTGATGCCAACCCCTTCCTTCCTGGAGTTCATCATGTTTTCCAG GATGTTCACTCATTACCTTGATGCTCTGAATAGAAATCAAAGTCAGCCAAATGGATGTTTGTTCGCTTCCTCAGAGATTGAG TTTCTATAA
- the LOC103496475 gene encoding uncharacterized protein LOC103496475 isoform X1 → MRRSSSSEIDDNASANAVPGTHSIRDRFPFKRNSSHFRLRVKDSLDHAASRSRSHQTRINRKGLLSWIPARGQTLFYFLVVFAVFGFFTGSMLLQSSISLLSSHGSQRERWLMERIKFGSSLKFVPGRISRRLVEGDGLEEVRKKDRVGVRAPRLALILGSMENDPQSLMLITVMKNMQKLGYVFEIFAVESGNKQSMWEQIGQPSILSPGHYGRVDWSIYDGIIADSLETEGAIASLMQEPFCSLPLIWIVREDTLASRLPMYEQRGWKHLISHWKRSFRRANVVVFPDFALPMLYSILDNGNFHVIPGSPADVYAAENYMNVHSKSQLREKNGFNGDDILVLVVGSLFFPNELSWDYAVAMHSIGPLLSIYARRREVEGSFKFVFLCCNSTDGSHDALKEIASRLGLPDGSITHYGLNGDVNNALMMADIVLYGSSQEIQSFPPLLIRAMSFGIPIMVPDLPALRNYIVDGVHGVIFPKHNPDALLSSFSQMISDGKLSRFAQAIASSGRLLAKNILASECVTGYVQLLENVLNFPSDVKLPGPASQLQLGAWEWNLFRKEMVKTIDENADDEERIAAISKASVIFALEAQLTNSVNLTILSENENGTLEQDIPTPQDWDILEEIESAEEYETVEMEEFQERMERDLGAWDEIYRNARKSEKLKFEANERDEGELERTGQTVSIYEIYSGAGAWPFMHHGSLYRGLSLSTRALRLKSDDVNAVGRLPLLNDSYYLDALCEIGGMFAIANKIDNIHKRPWIGFQSWRASGRKVSLGKKAENVLEDTIRDNPQGDVIYFWAHLQVNRGTLPPTFWSVCDILNGGLCRTTFGSTFREMFGLSSNMGALPPMPEDGGHWSALHSWVMPTPSFLEFIMFSRMFTHYLDALNRNQSQPNGCLFASSEIEKKHCYCRILEMLVNVWAYHSGRRMVYINPQSGFLEEQHPVEQRKEFMWAKYFNFTLLKSMDEDLAEAADDEGGSGKIGLWPLTGEVHWQGIYEREREERYRVKMDKKRTTKVKLMERMKFGYKQKSLGG, encoded by the exons ATGAGACGAAGTTCATCTTCAGAGATCGACGACAATGCGAGTGCAAATGCCGTTCCCGGCACTCACTCCATTCGTGATCGTTTTCCTTTCAAACGGAATTCCAGTCACTTTCGTTTACGAGTCAAGGACTCATTGGATCACGCAGCTTCTCGTTCCCGATCTCACCAAACCCGGATCAATCGCAAGGGCTTGCTCTCCTGGATTCCGGCTAGAGGCCAAACGCTTTTTTACTTTCTTGTTGTTTTTGCGGTATTCGGGTTTTTTACCGGCTCTATGTTGTTGCAAAGCTCCATTAGCTTGTTGTCTAGCCACGGAAGTCAAAGGGAGCGGTGGCTTATGGAGCGTATTAAGTTTGGGAGCTCCTTGAAGTTTGTGCCTGGGAGGATTTCTAGGAGGCTGGTGGAAGGTGATGGGCTTGAAGAGGTGCGGAAGAAGGATCGAGTCGGTGTTCGTGCACCGAGGCTTGCTCTT ATCTTGGGAAGCATGGAGAATGATCCACAGTCATTAATGTTGATTACTGTGATGAAGAACATGCAGAAACTTGGATATGTATTTGAG ATTTTTGCAGTAGAGAGTGGAAATAAACAGTCAATGTGGGAACAGATAGGCCAGCCTTCAATATTGAGTCCAGGGCATTATGGTCGTGTTGATTGGTCCAT ATATGATGGTATTATTGCTGACTCCTTGGAAACAGAGGGGGCAATTgcaag CCTTATGCAGGAACCTTTTTGTTCTTTACCACTCATATGGATAGTTCGAGAAGATACACTAGCTAGCCGCTTGCCTATGTATGAACAAAGGGGTTGGAAGCATCTTATTTCCCATTGGAAGAGATCTTTTAGAAGGGCTAATGTTGTCGTGTTCCCTGATTTTGCCCTCCCA ATGCTGTATAGTATTTTGGACAACGGAAACTTCCACGTGATTCCTGGATCCCCAGCAGATGTTTATGCTGCAGAGAACTACATGAATGTTCACTCCAAAAGTCAATTAAGAGAGAAAAATGGATTTAATGGAGATGATATACTGGTTCTCGTTGTTGGAAGTTTGTTCTTCCCAAATGAGCTGTCGTGGGACTATGCTGTGGCTATGCACAGCATTGGACCTCTCCTCTCAATATATGCGAGGAGGAGAGAAGTAGAaggatcgtttaaatttgttttcttaTGTTGTAATTCAACTGATGGGTCCCATGATGCTTTAAAG GAAATTGCTTCACGTCTAGGACTTCCTGATGGATCTATAACACATTATGGCTTAAATGGAGATGTCAACAATGCACTGATGATGGCTGACATTGTGCTTTATGGATCTTCACAAGAAATTCAGAGTTTTCCTCCCCTACTTATTCGAGCCATGTCTTTTGGAATCCCAATTATGGTGCCTGATTTGCCAGCCTTGAGAAATTAT ATCGTTGATGGTGTTCATGGGGTTATCTTCCCAAAACATAATCCTGATGCTTTATTGAGCTCTTTCTCGCAAATGATATCAGATGGGAAGCTCTCGAGATTTGCACAAGCAATAGCCTCCTCTGGAAGATTGCTTGCTAAGAATATACTTGCATCAGAATGTGTTACCGGCTATGTACAGCTCCTGGAGAATGTTTTGAATTTCCCATCAGATGTTAAGCTTCCAGGTCCTGCCTCGCAGCTTCAATTAGGTGCATGGGAATGGAATTTGTTCAGAAAGGAAATGGTGAAGACAATTGACGAAAATGCAGATGATGAAGAAAGAATTGCAGCAATAAGTAAAGCTAGTGTTATTTTTGCTCTTGAAGCACAATTAACTAATTCTGttaatttaacaattttgtCTGAGAATGAAAATGGGACTCTGGAGCAAGATATTCCAACTCCTCAAGACTGGGATATTTTGGAGGAAATAGAAAGTGCTGAAGAGTATGAAACTGTTGAAATGGAAGAG TTTCAAGAAAGAATGGAAAGAGATCTAGGTGCGTGGGATGAAATATATCGAAATGCTAGGAAATCAGAAAAACTCAAGTTTGAAGCAAATGAACGGGATGAGGGTGAGCTTGAAAGAACAGGACAGACTGTATCTATATATGAGATATACAGTGGTGCTGGAGCTTGGCCATTCATGCACCATGGTTCTTTGTACCGTGGACTAAGTCTT TCCACAAGAGCACTGAGGTTAAAATCCGATGATGTGAATGCTGTTGGCCGGCTTCCTCTTCTCAATGACTCTTACTATCTGGACGCTCTATGTGAGATAGGAGGAATGTTTGCTATTGCAAATAAGATTGATAACATTCACAAAAGACCTTGGATTGGGTTCCAGTCATGGCGGGCTTCTGGAAGAAAG GTTTCCTTGGGCAAAAAAGCTGAAAATGTCTTGGAAGACACCATACGGGACAACCCTCAAGGAGATGTTATATACTTCTGGGCGCACTTGCAAGTGAATCGTGGAACCCTTCCTCCCACTTTCTGGTCGGTGTGTGATATCTTGAACGGTGGTCTCTGCAG AACCACCTTCGGGAGCACCTTTCGCGAGATGTTTGGATTGTCATCAAATATGGGAGCTCTTCCGCCTATGCCAGAAGATGGTGGTCACTGGTCTGCCCTCCATAGTTGGGTGATGCCAACCCCTTCCTTCCTGGAGTTCATCATGTTTTCCAG GATGTTCACTCATTACCTTGATGCTCTGAATAGAAATCAAAGTCAGCCAAATGGATGTTTGTTCGCTTCCTCAGAGATTGAG AAAAAACACTGTTACTGTCGGATATTGGAAATGCTGGTCAATGTCTGGGCTTACCACAGCGGTCGGAGAATGGTTTACATCAATCCTCAATCCGGTTTCCTCGAAGAGCAGCATCCAGTTGAACAACGCAAGGAATTTATGTGGGCAAAATATTTCAACTTCACCTTATTGAAGAGTATGGATGAAGATTTAGCAGAAGCTGCTGACGACGAAGGTGGATCAGGTAAAATCGGGTTATGGCCATTAACAGGAGAAGTGCATTGGCAAGGAATttatgaaagagagagagaagaaaggtATAGAGTGAAGATGGACAAGAAGAGAACTACAAAAGTAAAACTAATGGAGAGGATGAAATTTGGATATAAGCAAAAATCACTTGGAGGATGA
- the LOC103496474 gene encoding DNA-directed RNA polymerases I, II, and III subunit RPABC5 has translation MIIPVRCFTCGKVIGNKWDHYLDLLQADYSEGDALDALGLVRYCCRRMLMTHVDLIEKLLNYNTLDKSDTS, from the exons ATGATCATTCCAGTTCGTTGCTTCACTTGCGGAAAG gTGATTGGAAACAAATGGGATCATTACCTTGATCTTCTGCAGGCAGATTATTCAGAAGG TGATGCACTTGATGCTTTGGGTTTGGTTCGCTACTGCTGTAGGCGAATGCTCATGACTCATGTCGACCTTATTGAGAAGCTTCTTAATTACAACA CTCTGGATAAGTCTGATACCAGTTAG
- the LOC103496473 gene encoding uncharacterized protein LOC103496473 isoform X2 — translation MHAIKGGWTGRPLALAKNNEAEGRKTRIRRSKEERKAMVEVFIKKYQESNNGSFPSLNLTHKEVGGSFYTVREIVRDIIQENRILGPGKLLLEEEHNTDHSLEQNPLHSIAIEPQSPLTLSSKEVHFPLNYNKYINEEPIFVSDEQCTATNIQGSQNESIINGSLVDVSNEDSDEFIQSELLVNEHKEVEEVVEKESGMPKIHATPLATDVLVNEHNKVEEVVKEESGMPINHVTPLATDVVVETFPLDPVPWDVNGSDVRSEILISTNASEKQVSQSIELESDVGLSNITASDSVVEKAGENFAGPLSETKSDLVEVAQIVEISNGSTVKEGSMHEVGGPELEVCSDTPISVNFEQGQKSSKMKASKIEIENKVDPGQTGGSQKESVPTLNRINLESWEGMSKNSSKPENNPLLEIIKSFIAAFVKFWSE, via the exons ATGCATGCTATAAAGGGTGGGTGGACGGGACGTCCTCTTGCCCTAGCCAAGAACAATGAGGCTGAAGGGAGGAAGACTAGAATTCGGCGTTCAAAGGAGGAAAGGAAGGCTATGGTTGaagttttcataaaaaa GTATCAGGAATCAAATAATGGGAGTTTCCCCTCGCTCAACCTCACTCACAAGGAGGTTGGGGGATCTTTCTATACTGTTCGAGAGATTGTACGTGATATAATCCAAGAAAATAGAATCCTTGGTCCAGGAAAGTTGTTATTAGAAGAAGAGCACAATACAGATCATTCACTTGAACAGAATCCACTCCATTCAATTGCTATTGAACCTCAATCTCCTTTAACCTTATCGTCTAAGGAAGTCCATTTTCCACTCAACTAcaacaaatatataaatgaagAACCAATCTTTGTGTCAGATGAGCAATGCACAGCAACAAATATTCAGGGATCACAGAATGAGTCAATAATTAATGGAAGCCTTGTGGATGTAAGCAACGAGGATTCTGATGAATTTATTCAGTCAGAGTTGCTAGTAAATGAACACAAGGAAGTAGAGGAAGTGGTTGAAAAAGAATCAGGAATGCCAAAAATTCACGCAACTCCTTTAGCAACAGATGTGCTAGTAAATGAACACAATAAAGTAGAGGAAGTGGTGAAAGAGGAATCAGGAATGCCAATTAATCATGTAACTCCTCTGGCAACAGATGTTGTGGTAGAGACATTCCCATTGGATCCAGTTCCTTGGGATGTTAATGGTTCAGATGTAAGATCTGAGATATTGATTTCAACTAATGCCTCAGAGAAGCAAGTTAGTCAATCCATTGAGTTAGAATCAGATGTTGGCTTGTCTAACATTACAGCTTCTGACTCTGTAGTTGAGAAAGCAGGGGAAAACTTTGCAGGGCCATTATCAGAAACGAAGTCTGATTTGGTGGAGGTAGCACAAATTGTTGAAATTTCTAATGGGTCTACTGTTAAAGAAGGTAGCATGCATGAAGTTGGGGGTCCTGAGTTGGAAGTTTGCAGTGATACCCCAATATCTGTGAACTTTGAACAAGGCCAGAAATCTAGTAAAATGAAG GCCTCAAAAATCGAGATAGAAAATAAAGTAGATCCTGGACAGACTGGCGGCTCCCAGAAAGAAAGCGTTCCAACATTAAATAGAATTAATCT TGAATCATGGGAAGGAATGTCCAAAAACTCTTCAAAACCTGAAAACAACCCACTTTTGGAAATCATCAAGTCATTCATCGCTGCCTTCGTGAAGTTTTGGTCTGAGTAA
- the LOC103496473 gene encoding uncharacterized protein LOC103496473 isoform X1, with protein sequence MHAIKGGWTGRPLALAKNNEAEGRKTRIRRSKEERKAMVEVFIKKYQESNNGSFPSLNLTHKEVGGSFYTVREIVRDIIQENRILGPGKLLLEEEHNTDHSLEQNPLHSIAIEPQSPLTLSSKEVHFPLNYNKYINEEPIFVSDEQCTATNIQGSQNESIINGSLVDVSNEDSDEFIQSELLVNEHKEVEEVVEKESGMPKIHATPLATDVLVNEHNKVEEVVKEESGMPINHVTPLATDVVVETFPLDPVPWDVNGSDVRSEILISTNASEKQVSQSIELESDVGLSNITASDSVVEKAGENFAGPLSETKSDLVEVAQIVEISNGSTVKEGSMHEVGGPELEVCSDTPISVNFEQGQKSSKMKSPIASENLNKTFSNDFDQASKIEIENKVDPGQTGGSQKESVPTLNRINLESWEGMSKNSSKPENNPLLEIIKSFIAAFVKFWSE encoded by the exons ATGCATGCTATAAAGGGTGGGTGGACGGGACGTCCTCTTGCCCTAGCCAAGAACAATGAGGCTGAAGGGAGGAAGACTAGAATTCGGCGTTCAAAGGAGGAAAGGAAGGCTATGGTTGaagttttcataaaaaa GTATCAGGAATCAAATAATGGGAGTTTCCCCTCGCTCAACCTCACTCACAAGGAGGTTGGGGGATCTTTCTATACTGTTCGAGAGATTGTACGTGATATAATCCAAGAAAATAGAATCCTTGGTCCAGGAAAGTTGTTATTAGAAGAAGAGCACAATACAGATCATTCACTTGAACAGAATCCACTCCATTCAATTGCTATTGAACCTCAATCTCCTTTAACCTTATCGTCTAAGGAAGTCCATTTTCCACTCAACTAcaacaaatatataaatgaagAACCAATCTTTGTGTCAGATGAGCAATGCACAGCAACAAATATTCAGGGATCACAGAATGAGTCAATAATTAATGGAAGCCTTGTGGATGTAAGCAACGAGGATTCTGATGAATTTATTCAGTCAGAGTTGCTAGTAAATGAACACAAGGAAGTAGAGGAAGTGGTTGAAAAAGAATCAGGAATGCCAAAAATTCACGCAACTCCTTTAGCAACAGATGTGCTAGTAAATGAACACAATAAAGTAGAGGAAGTGGTGAAAGAGGAATCAGGAATGCCAATTAATCATGTAACTCCTCTGGCAACAGATGTTGTGGTAGAGACATTCCCATTGGATCCAGTTCCTTGGGATGTTAATGGTTCAGATGTAAGATCTGAGATATTGATTTCAACTAATGCCTCAGAGAAGCAAGTTAGTCAATCCATTGAGTTAGAATCAGATGTTGGCTTGTCTAACATTACAGCTTCTGACTCTGTAGTTGAGAAAGCAGGGGAAAACTTTGCAGGGCCATTATCAGAAACGAAGTCTGATTTGGTGGAGGTAGCACAAATTGTTGAAATTTCTAATGGGTCTACTGTTAAAGAAGGTAGCATGCATGAAGTTGGGGGTCCTGAGTTGGAAGTTTGCAGTGATACCCCAATATCTGTGAACTTTGAACAAGGCCAGAAATCTAGTAAAATGAAG TCTCCAATTGCTTCTGAGAATCTCAATAAGACATTCAGCAATGACTTTGATCAGGCCTCAAAAATCGAGATAGAAAATAAAGTAGATCCTGGACAGACTGGCGGCTCCCAGAAAGAAAGCGTTCCAACATTAAATAGAATTAATCT TGAATCATGGGAAGGAATGTCCAAAAACTCTTCAAAACCTGAAAACAACCCACTTTTGGAAATCATCAAGTCATTCATCGCTGCCTTCGTGAAGTTTTGGTCTGAGTAA